The proteins below are encoded in one region of Scomber japonicus isolate fScoJap1 chromosome 2, fScoJap1.pri, whole genome shotgun sequence:
- the LOC128376904 gene encoding SERTA domain-containing protein 2-like — translation MLGNGVKRKLDEDEDGLEEDRRPPGVVGVSQASFTLQRQTVLNMSLMKLYGPRMGADLNLQRRVLINNIIHRIHDDFRQEGGIGALFFSAATPAAAALEDANYRQPPPPSSSFSILSSSLSALDSCLTPASLLEEDLPMFFTLPPSSPGHHHHHHHLHHSPRLPPPSPSPKDSFSSALEEIEELCPSSSSGSPSSPPSRVLFDVVMKEEGRGFQEMETRLEKPPPPPPLPPLPPSTTDTSPSSPGAFLTDFALDDVLFTDIDTSMYDLGPCPPPPGAPPTKMSPVVMADDLVRSMSGFGSAGAGTQNQPFKMDLAELDHIMEVLVGS, via the coding sequence ATGTTGGGTAACGGGGTGAAGCGGAAACTGGACGAGGATGAGGACGGTTTGGAGGAAGACAGACGTCCTCCGGGTGTCGTCGGCGTGTCGCAGGCGTCCTTCACTCTTCAGCGTCAGACCGTCCTCAACATGTCCCTCATGAAGCTGTACGGACCGCGGATGGGCGCCGACTTGAACCTGCAGCGGCGAGTCCTCATCAACAACATCATCCACCGGATCCACGACGACTTCAGGCAGGAAGGAGGCATCGGCGCGCTCTTCTTCTCCGCTGCGACGCCCGCAGCCGCCGCTCTCGAGGACGCCAACTATCGGCAACCACCGCCGCCATCGTCCTCCTTCAGCATCCTCTCGTCCTCGCTGTCGGCACTGGACTCCTGCCTGACTCCCGCTTCACTGCTGGAGGAGGATCTTCCGATGTTCTTCACCCTGCCGCCCTCATCCCCCggccatcaccaccaccaccaccacctgcaCCATTCCCCTAGGTTGCCGCCACCTTCGCCGTCGCCGAAAGACAGTTTCTCCTCAGCCCTGGAGGAGATCGAGGAGCTGTGTCCTTCCTCGTCCTCGGGTTCGCCGTCGTCACCTCCGTCTCGGGTTCTGTTTGACGTCGTCATGAAGGAGGAGGGGCGAGGCTTTCAGGAGATGGAGACCCGGTTGGAGaaacctcctccacctcctcctcttcctcctcttcctcccagcACCACAGACACCTCGCCGTCCTCCCCAGGCGCCTTCCTGACAGACTTTGCCCTGGACGACGTTCTCTTTACAGACATTGACACGTCCATGTACGACCTCGGCCCGTGTCCGCCCCCGCCGGGAGCACCCCCGACCAAGATGTCGCCCGTTGTGATGGCGGACGACCTGGTGCGGTCGATGTCCGGGTTCGGCTCGGCAGGGGCCGGCACTCAGAACCAACCTTTTAAAATGGACCTGGCCGAGCTGGATCACATCATGGAGGTGCTGGTGGGCAGCTGA